In Kitasatospora sp. NA04385, a single genomic region encodes these proteins:
- a CDS encoding bifunctional 2-polyprenyl-6-hydroxyphenol methylase/3-demethylubiquinol 3-O-methyltransferase UbiG, with protein sequence MTDEQNAASADADRASAAGARRVERARQAAVFDAIGGRYQEVFPARAGQLACGDWLLAELPAGARVLDVGCGAGEPTARQLADGGLRVTGVDLSEGMLAQARAAVPAASFHRLDVLDLGLESAGSRWGVPELGPDGDGSWEAAAAFFSLLMLPRAEIAETLGRVRGLLRPGGLLALGMVEADLDDAPLPFLEQEIRVSGYLREDLAGLLAGAGFAVEAVDSRSYAPAGSAQPPETQLYLRCRRTG encoded by the coding sequence GTGACGGACGAACAGAACGCCGCCTCCGCCGACGCCGACCGGGCGTCCGCGGCGGGTGCGCGCCGGGTCGAACGGGCCCGCCAGGCCGCCGTGTTCGACGCGATCGGGGGCCGCTACCAGGAGGTGTTTCCGGCCAGGGCCGGGCAGCTCGCCTGCGGCGACTGGCTGCTGGCCGAACTCCCCGCCGGTGCCCGGGTGCTGGACGTGGGGTGCGGAGCCGGCGAGCCGACCGCCCGCCAGCTGGCCGACGGCGGGCTGCGGGTGACGGGCGTCGACCTGTCGGAGGGCATGCTGGCGCAGGCCCGGGCGGCCGTGCCGGCGGCGTCCTTCCACCGGCTGGACGTCCTCGACCTGGGCCTGGAGAGCGCCGGTTCCCGTTGGGGCGTACCGGAGTTGGGCCCGGACGGGGACGGCTCGTGGGAGGCCGCGGCGGCGTTCTTCTCGCTGCTGATGCTGCCCCGCGCGGAGATCGCCGAGACGCTCGGCCGGGTCCGCGGGCTGCTGCGCCCGGGCGGCCTGCTGGCGCTGGGCATGGTCGAGGCCGACCTGGACGACGCGCCGCTGCCGTTCCTGGAGCAGGAGATCCGGGTCAGCGGGTACCTGCGCGAGGACCTGGCGGGGCTGCTGGCCGGCGCCGGTTTCGCGGTGGAGGCGGTGGACAGCCGGTCGTACGCGCCCGCCGGGTCCGCGCAGCCGCCGGAGACCCAGCTGTACCTGCGCTGTCGGCGCACCGGCTGA
- a CDS encoding AfsR/SARP family transcriptional regulator, whose amino-acid sequence MEHQDTRSAEALRFQVLGPVQAWRGDVPLALGSPQQQAVLVALLLSEGRPVTTDDLVDGIWGDRTPPQAVAALRTYVSRLRSVLEPNRAARKPAEVLVSMTDGYALRIPADALDLAVFERHVVEASGARTEGGLRPAHDTLVAALDLWRGRPLPGVPGPYADAQRTRLAERQLAVAEERCALALEIGLHADVVAELNSLSAAYPLRERLRELLMLALYRSGRQAESLGVYADTRKLLIDELGVEPGGGLSTMHHRILAGDPELLAPPVRAPKAAEEPVAFVPPAQLPADVSDFSGRSKMVNELRDVLRAGSGQAVVVTSLAGIGGVGKTTLAVHVAHSLRPDFPDGQLYVDLRGAGASPADPAVVLGDFLHALGASDAPDSLDQRAALYRSLLADKRMLILLDNARDAGQLRPLIPGVSGNAVMVTSRSRLAELPGAHLVDIEELTPDEALALFSAIVGAERVGAEPEAALQVVTSCGFLPLAVRIAAARLASRPRWSVSDLARRLADQRNRLQELQLGNLAVETTLGLGYAQLRTEEARAFRLLALVDSPDLPLSAVAALLDASEQEAEDLAEALVEANMLECFTPGRYRYHDLLRLYAQRQNTKLADTEQQQAALLRLLDLLHATVRNVQRAIEPDDLAIELLHRADATGRSFSDGHSARAWLRSEVAVLLGAVEAAADAPLGLLQPAVDILQTLTFVSEEPTLAPRVRAMLRAAAASPVAQRDPDTLASVHHSLGQIHRIASELAEAEESLARSLALQPTGRSTALRMATANGLAITLFLAGRPAEALPVYQQALETVRPLDSPISEARLLANMARAYVGLDRHAEAVESARAAVAAARASGNVPCLADTLYQLGVVLRSTGSPGEAAVHLREAHQLYHQQQHPIWEGYSLARLAACLLADGQFAAATAAAEESLSIAQEIEAAYCQGMANAALGEALLETGQPSRGLACLQEALTVFTRLGVPEAQPVQDLIASRHTEPSPPPVAP is encoded by the coding sequence ATGGAGCATCAGGACACGCGCTCCGCCGAGGCGTTGCGTTTCCAAGTGCTCGGCCCTGTCCAGGCGTGGCGCGGCGACGTGCCGCTGGCGCTCGGATCTCCGCAGCAACAGGCCGTCCTGGTGGCCCTGTTGCTCAGCGAGGGCCGTCCGGTCACCACCGACGACCTGGTGGACGGCATCTGGGGGGACCGCACCCCGCCGCAGGCGGTGGCCGCGCTGCGCACCTACGTCTCCCGGCTGCGCTCGGTGCTGGAGCCCAACCGCGCCGCCCGCAAGCCCGCCGAGGTCCTGGTCTCGATGACCGACGGCTACGCGCTGCGGATCCCGGCCGACGCCCTGGACCTGGCCGTCTTCGAACGGCACGTCGTCGAGGCGTCCGGCGCCCGGACCGAGGGCGGCCTGCGCCCCGCCCACGACACCCTGGTCGCCGCGCTCGACCTGTGGCGCGGCCGCCCGCTGCCCGGCGTGCCCGGCCCGTACGCCGACGCCCAGCGCACCCGGCTGGCCGAGCGGCAGCTCGCGGTGGCCGAGGAGCGCTGCGCGCTGGCCCTGGAGATCGGCCTGCACGCCGACGTGGTGGCCGAGTTGAACTCGCTGTCCGCCGCGTACCCGCTGCGCGAGCGGCTGCGCGAACTGCTGATGCTGGCGCTGTACCGCAGCGGTCGGCAGGCCGAGTCGCTGGGCGTGTACGCCGACACCCGCAAGCTGCTGATCGACGAGCTCGGGGTGGAGCCGGGCGGCGGGCTGTCCACGATGCACCACCGCATCCTGGCCGGCGACCCGGAGCTGCTGGCGCCGCCGGTCCGCGCGCCGAAGGCCGCCGAGGAACCGGTCGCTTTCGTTCCGCCCGCCCAACTCCCGGCCGACGTCTCGGACTTCAGCGGGCGCAGCAAGATGGTGAACGAACTCCGGGACGTGCTGAGGGCGGGTTCCGGCCAAGCCGTCGTGGTGACCTCGCTGGCCGGCATCGGCGGCGTCGGCAAGACCACCCTCGCGGTGCACGTCGCGCACTCGCTGCGGCCGGACTTCCCGGACGGGCAGCTGTACGTGGACCTGCGCGGCGCGGGCGCCTCCCCGGCCGACCCGGCCGTGGTGCTCGGCGACTTCCTGCACGCGCTCGGCGCCTCCGACGCCCCCGACTCGCTGGACCAGCGCGCCGCGCTGTACCGCTCGCTGCTGGCCGACAAGCGGATGCTGATCCTGCTCGACAACGCCCGCGACGCCGGGCAGTTGCGGCCGCTGATCCCCGGTGTCTCCGGCAACGCCGTGATGGTGACCAGCCGCTCCCGGCTGGCCGAACTCCCCGGTGCGCACCTGGTGGACATCGAGGAGCTGACCCCGGACGAGGCGCTGGCGCTGTTCTCGGCGATCGTCGGCGCCGAGCGGGTCGGCGCCGAGCCCGAGGCCGCGCTCCAGGTGGTGACCTCCTGCGGCTTCCTGCCGCTGGCGGTCCGGATCGCCGCCGCCCGGCTGGCCAGCCGTCCGCGCTGGAGCGTCTCCGACCTGGCCCGGCGGTTAGCGGACCAGCGCAACCGGCTCCAGGAGCTCCAACTCGGCAACCTCGCCGTGGAGACCACCCTGGGGCTCGGTTACGCCCAGCTCCGCACCGAGGAGGCCCGGGCGTTCCGGCTGCTCGCCCTGGTGGACTCCCCCGACCTGCCGCTGTCGGCCGTCGCCGCGCTGCTCGACGCCTCCGAGCAGGAGGCCGAGGACCTGGCGGAGGCCCTGGTCGAGGCCAACATGCTGGAGTGCTTCACCCCCGGCCGGTACCGCTACCACGACCTGCTGCGCCTGTACGCGCAGCGGCAGAACACCAAGCTGGCGGACACCGAGCAGCAGCAGGCGGCGCTGCTGCGGCTGCTGGACCTGCTGCACGCCACCGTGCGCAACGTCCAGCGGGCGATCGAGCCGGACGACCTGGCCATCGAGCTGCTGCACCGGGCCGACGCGACCGGTCGGTCGTTCTCCGACGGCCACTCGGCCCGGGCTTGGCTCCGGTCCGAGGTCGCCGTCCTGCTGGGCGCCGTCGAGGCCGCCGCCGACGCCCCCCTCGGCCTGCTGCAGCCCGCCGTGGACATCCTGCAGACCCTGACGTTCGTGAGCGAGGAGCCGACGCTCGCCCCTCGGGTGCGCGCCATGCTCCGGGCCGCCGCGGCGAGCCCGGTGGCCCAGCGGGACCCGGACACCCTGGCCTCGGTGCACCACTCGCTCGGACAGATCCACCGGATCGCCTCCGAACTCGCCGAGGCGGAGGAGTCACTGGCCCGCAGCCTGGCCCTCCAGCCCACCGGCCGGTCCACCGCGCTGCGGATGGCCACCGCCAACGGCCTGGCCATCACGCTGTTCCTGGCCGGCCGCCCGGCCGAGGCGCTGCCCGTCTACCAGCAGGCACTGGAGACCGTCCGCCCCCTCGACTCCCCGATCAGCGAGGCCCGGCTGCTCGCCAACATGGCCCGCGCCTACGTCGGTCTGGACCGGCACGCCGAGGCGGTGGAGTCGGCGCGCGCCGCGGTGGCGGCGGCCCGGGCGTCCGGGAACGTGCCCTGCCTGGCGGACACCCTCTACCAGTTGGGCGTGGTGCTGCGCTCGACCGGCTCGCCCGGCGAGGCCGCGGTGCACCTGCGGGAGGCGCACCAGCTGTACCACCAGCAGCAGCACCCGATCTGGGAGGGCTACTCGCTGGCCCGGCTGGCGGCCTGCCTGCTCGCGGACGGTCAGTTCGCGGCGGCGACGGCGGCCGCCGAGGAGTCGTTGTCGATCGCCCAGGAGATCGAGGCCGCGTACTGCCAGGGCATGGCGAACGCGGCGCTGGGCGAGGCGCTCCTGGAGACCGGTCAGCCCTCGCGCGGGCTGGCCTGCCTCCAGGAGGCGCTCACGGTGTTCACCCGGCTCGGTGTGCCCGAGGCCCAACCCGTGCAGGACCTCATCGCATCGCGACACACCGAGCCTTCCCCTCCCCCGGTCGCGCCGTAG
- a CDS encoding peroxiredoxin encodes MLTIGDKFPEYELNACVDLEAANAFAEINHKSYEGKWRVVFFWPMDFTFVCPTEIAAFGKLNEEFADRDAQILGVSGDSEYVHHAWRKDHKDLRDLPFPMLADIKHDLMRACGVEGADGTAQRAVFIVDPNNEIQFVMVTAGSVGRNPKEVLRVLDALQTDELCPCNWNKGEDTLDAQSLLAG; translated from the coding sequence GTGCTGACGATCGGCGACAAGTTCCCCGAGTACGAACTCAACGCCTGCGTGGACCTCGAGGCCGCGAACGCCTTCGCCGAGATCAACCACAAGTCCTACGAGGGCAAGTGGCGCGTCGTGTTCTTCTGGCCGATGGACTTCACCTTCGTCTGCCCGACCGAGATCGCCGCGTTCGGCAAGCTGAACGAGGAGTTCGCCGACCGCGACGCCCAGATCCTCGGCGTCTCCGGCGACTCCGAGTACGTCCACCACGCCTGGCGCAAGGACCACAAGGACCTGCGCGACCTGCCGTTCCCGATGCTCGCCGACATCAAGCACGACCTGATGCGGGCCTGCGGCGTCGAGGGCGCGGACGGCACCGCCCAGCGCGCGGTGTTCATCGTCGACCCGAACAACGAGATCCAGTTCGTCATGGTGACCGCCGGCTCCGTCGGCCGCAACCCCAAGGAGGTGCTGCGGGTCCTCGACGCCCTGCAGACCGACGAGCTGTGCCCGTGCAACTGGAACAAGGGCGAGGACACCCTCGACGCCCAGTCCCTGCTGGCCGGCTGA
- a CDS encoding AAA family ATPase encodes MARAGLELPLDELGDGTAGLTRLASQLAAAPELRGPVLLDDVDRHLHPAWQQRIGPWLTERFPHAQFLVATHSPYVCQAADPGALIRLPGPDEERAPRRLDEELRQRVLYGSGEDTALSELFALPSAYSPAAEAERRMLVRLERKMYAGQASEAELAEYRELGAKLNSSLTARVDEVTARLLGRDG; translated from the coding sequence GTGGCCCGCGCCGGCCTGGAACTCCCGCTGGACGAACTCGGCGACGGCACCGCCGGGTTGACCCGGCTGGCCAGCCAGCTCGCGGCCGCCCCCGAACTCCGGGGCCCGGTGCTGCTCGACGACGTCGACCGGCACCTGCACCCGGCCTGGCAGCAGCGGATCGGCCCGTGGCTGACCGAGCGCTTCCCGCACGCCCAGTTCCTGGTCGCCACCCACAGCCCGTACGTCTGCCAGGCCGCCGACCCCGGCGCGCTGATCCGGCTGCCCGGCCCGGACGAGGAGCGCGCCCCCCGCCGGCTGGACGAGGAACTGCGGCAGCGGGTGCTGTACGGCAGCGGCGAGGACACCGCGCTGTCCGAACTCTTCGCGCTGCCCAGCGCCTACTCGCCCGCCGCCGAGGCCGAACGCCGGATGCTGGTGCGCCTGGAGCGCAAGATGTACGCCGGGCAGGCCAGCGAAGCCGAACTCGCCGAGTACCGCGAACTGGGCGCCAAGCTGAACAGCTCGCTGACCGCCCGGGTCGACGAGGTCACCGCCCGGCTGCTCGGCAGGGACGGGTGA
- a CDS encoding HNH endonuclease, with protein MIPLQRPPLQPRLAAELERATAQVRAAGLNTASGRAAWRRAVRPKAQLRLMLRQMAPGLERCMYCGDNLGTDIDHFEPIAQAPLRTFDWQNHLLACAHCNSNRKRDRFPRDPATGDGLLVDPCREDPADHLRLYLDSGAYDPLTVRGEATIEVFGLNERPELVRGRRMMFAVVKALLLTWRAAATPAEAAEYAAALREIHHADVLRTVLALRRSRPLALAVLGPDVLDALDRLVRETGQAGEERGAGEDRAAGA; from the coding sequence GTGATCCCGCTCCAGCGGCCGCCGCTCCAGCCCCGGCTGGCCGCCGAACTCGAACGCGCCACCGCCCAGGTGCGGGCCGCCGGGCTCAACACCGCCTCCGGGCGGGCCGCCTGGCGCCGCGCCGTCCGCCCCAAGGCCCAACTCCGGCTGATGCTGCGGCAGATGGCACCCGGCCTGGAGCGCTGCATGTACTGCGGCGACAACCTGGGCACCGACATCGACCACTTCGAGCCGATCGCCCAGGCCCCGCTGCGCACCTTCGACTGGCAGAACCACCTGCTGGCCTGCGCGCACTGCAACAGCAACCGCAAGCGCGACCGCTTCCCGCGCGACCCCGCCACCGGCGACGGCCTGCTGGTCGACCCCTGCCGCGAGGACCCGGCCGACCACCTGCGGCTCTACCTGGACTCCGGCGCGTACGACCCGCTGACCGTCCGCGGCGAGGCCACCATCGAGGTGTTCGGCCTCAACGAGCGGCCCGAACTGGTGCGCGGCCGGCGGATGATGTTCGCCGTGGTCAAGGCCCTGCTGCTGACCTGGCGGGCCGCCGCCACCCCGGCCGAGGCCGCCGAGTACGCCGCCGCGCTGCGCGAGATCCACCATGCCGACGTGCTGCGCACCGTCCTCGCCCTGCGCCGCAGCCGCCCGCTGGCCCTCGCCGTGCTCGGCCCCGACGTGCTCGACGCGCTCGACCGGCTGGTGCGGGAAACCGGGCAGGCCGGGGAGGAACGGGGGGCCGGGGAGGACCGGGCGGCCGGCGCCTAG
- a CDS encoding AI-2E family transporter produces MTEETGGGRWRGIAKMGAVAAGLFAAAERRRRAAISAEAHVLAAEQAVELAAERAALLSAEQAARQFAGRQGGDGTPPEGAAVRTDDAVPAPRAPEPPEHPLGSAPLGRPANPVDAVPWTLRVAAESTWRLLLIGVALYVVFRVIDTLKLVAFSAIAALLISALLEPTVSWLRRHGVPRSLAAVVTFLAGLASIGLVGWFVFWQVSSNLDSVTTQVQDGVRQLRDWLLNGPFHLTPDQLNNFTNQITTAIGKNSEALTSAGFTGVTIAVELLTGVVLTAFTTFFLLYDGARIWSWVLRGLPRHSRYAMAGAGPKAWSTLTAYVRGTVTVAFIDALCIGIGISMVGVPMAIPLAVIIFLGAFVPLVGALVTGTIAVLIALVTTGGVGKALAVLVILIGVQQLEGHILQPLILGRAVRVHPLAVVLGVAAGSIIGGIPGAIVAVPLIAVTNTVTGHLRQRNAAGQEVFQAIEAARKG; encoded by the coding sequence GTGACGGAAGAGACGGGCGGTGGCCGCTGGCGCGGCATCGCCAAGATGGGAGCGGTCGCGGCCGGCCTGTTCGCCGCCGCCGAACGCCGCCGCCGCGCGGCCATCTCCGCCGAGGCGCACGTCCTCGCCGCCGAACAGGCCGTCGAACTCGCCGCCGAACGGGCCGCCCTGCTGTCCGCCGAACAGGCGGCCCGCCAGTTCGCCGGACGGCAGGGCGGGGACGGCACACCACCGGAAGGAGCGGCCGTGCGCACCGACGACGCCGTCCCCGCCCCGCGCGCCCCGGAGCCCCCCGAGCACCCGCTCGGCAGCGCCCCGCTCGGCCGCCCCGCCAACCCGGTCGACGCCGTGCCCTGGACGCTGCGGGTCGCCGCCGAGTCCACCTGGCGGCTGCTGCTGATCGGCGTCGCCCTCTACGTGGTCTTCCGGGTCATCGACACCCTCAAGCTGGTCGCCTTCTCCGCGATCGCCGCCCTGCTCATCTCCGCCCTGCTCGAACCCACCGTCTCCTGGCTGCGCCGGCACGGCGTCCCCCGCTCGCTGGCCGCCGTCGTCACCTTCCTGGCCGGCCTGGCCAGCATCGGCCTGGTCGGCTGGTTCGTGTTCTGGCAGGTCTCCAGCAACCTCGACTCGGTCACCACCCAGGTCCAGGACGGCGTCCGGCAGTTGCGCGACTGGCTGCTGAACGGCCCCTTCCACCTCACCCCGGACCAGCTCAACAACTTCACCAACCAGATCACCACCGCCATCGGCAAGAACTCCGAGGCGCTCACCTCGGCCGGCTTCACCGGCGTCACCATCGCCGTCGAACTGCTCACCGGCGTGGTGCTCACCGCGTTCACCACCTTCTTCCTGCTCTACGACGGCGCCCGGATCTGGAGCTGGGTGCTGCGCGGGCTGCCCCGGCACTCCCGCTACGCGATGGCCGGCGCCGGCCCCAAGGCCTGGTCCACCCTCACCGCGTACGTGCGCGGCACCGTCACCGTCGCCTTCATCGACGCGCTCTGCATCGGCATCGGGATCAGCATGGTCGGCGTGCCGATGGCGATCCCGCTCGCGGTGATCATCTTCCTGGGCGCGTTCGTGCCGCTGGTCGGCGCGCTGGTCACCGGCACCATCGCGGTGCTGATCGCGCTGGTCACCACCGGCGGCGTCGGCAAGGCCCTGGCGGTGCTGGTCATCCTGATCGGCGTCCAGCAGCTGGAGGGCCACATCCTGCAGCCGCTCATCCTCGGCCGGGCCGTCCGGGTGCACCCGCTCGCCGTCGTGCTCGGCGTCGCGGCCGGCTCCATCATCGGCGGCATCCCCGGCGCGATCGTCGCCGTCCCGCTGATCGCCGTCACCAACACCGTCACCGGCCACCTGCGCCAACGCAACGCGGCCGGGCAGGAGGTCTTCCAGGCCATCGAAGCGGCCCGGAAGGGCTAG
- a CDS encoding alkyl hydroperoxide reductase produces MALDELKAALPDYAKDLKLNLGSVIGNSDLPQQQLWGTVLACAMATRSPIVLRELEPEAKANLKPEAYEAAKGAAAIMAMNNVYYRTLHLLSDKEYGTMRAGLRMNIIGNPGVDKVDFELWSFAVSAINGCGQCLDSHEGVLRKAGVDREVIQAAVKIAATVQAVAAVLDAEAQLPR; encoded by the coding sequence ATGGCGCTCGACGAACTCAAGGCCGCCCTGCCGGACTACGCCAAGGACCTGAAGCTCAACCTCGGCTCGGTGATCGGCAACTCCGACCTGCCGCAGCAGCAGCTCTGGGGCACCGTCCTCGCCTGCGCGATGGCCACCCGCTCCCCGATCGTGCTGCGCGAGCTGGAGCCCGAGGCCAAGGCCAACCTGAAGCCCGAGGCCTACGAGGCCGCGAAGGGCGCGGCCGCGATCATGGCGATGAACAACGTCTACTACCGGACGCTGCACCTGCTCTCCGACAAGGAGTACGGGACGATGCGGGCCGGCCTGCGGATGAACATCATCGGCAACCCGGGCGTCGACAAGGTCGACTTCGAGCTGTGGTCCTTCGCCGTCTCGGCGATCAACGGCTGCGGCCAGTGCCTCGACTCGCACGAGGGCGTGCTGCGCAAGGCCGGTGTCGACCGCGAGGTGATCCAGGCCGCGGTCAAGATCGCCGCGACCGTCCAGGCCGTCGCCGCGGTGCTGGACGCGGAGGCGCAGCTCCCGCGCTAG
- a CDS encoding ATP-binding SpoIIE family protein phosphatase — protein MRDHLEPLAGQQPAVPVQRHPPPGAGASGEAAPGAPGRLAERLAALDRAARRINSSLDLTATLRNLGRVLVPAVADALVVLVRDPLPDVEREQGPPGRCGCGTPAAPGWAAARGCARCCPAAAWNALAHRAPVGPTVLGAGRGGLAAELLGARALGRLPAGTALLALPLHGRRAALGMLLLVRRPGPDGSAAGFDPADTATAAHLATHGGLAVDTALRYTREWEIADELQRSMLPAHLPQPHGVRLAHRYLPGERGAQVGGDWYDSIPLPGNRVALITGDVMGHSLTSAAVMGQLRTSAQTLAGLDLPPHEVLYHLDEQAQRLGREHHLATCVYAVYDPIAGRVRIANAGHVPPVLIGPDGTSELLDLPSGAPIGVGGVDFASVELPAPPGSALLLFTDGLVETRRRPLGTGLELLRARLAGGNRLTPDQLCQEALRILPPGDRADDIALLAAAFDGIPAGDVAHWHLQPRHETPGRARRLAGHALRRWGLEHLSENCELMVSELVTNAIQHATRPVTLRLVRTSLLRCEVGDDSPALPRTRRAGPEEERGRGLQIVARCADRWGATRLGAGKVVWFEQRLDRP, from the coding sequence GTGCGCGACCACCTGGAGCCCTTGGCGGGGCAGCAGCCCGCCGTACCCGTCCAGCGGCACCCGCCGCCCGGCGCGGGTGCCTCCGGCGAGGCGGCCCCCGGCGCGCCCGGGCGGCTGGCGGAGCGGCTGGCCGCGCTGGACCGGGCGGCCCGGCGGATCAACAGCTCGCTGGACCTGACGGCCACCCTGCGCAACCTGGGCCGGGTGCTCGTCCCGGCGGTGGCGGACGCCCTGGTGGTGCTGGTCCGCGACCCGCTGCCGGACGTGGAGCGCGAGCAGGGCCCGCCCGGGCGCTGCGGGTGCGGCACACCTGCGGCACCCGGCTGGGCCGCCGCGCGGGGGTGCGCCCGGTGCTGCCCGGCAGCGGCCTGGAACGCGCTGGCCCACCGCGCCCCGGTCGGGCCGACGGTGCTGGGCGCCGGGCGCGGCGGCCTGGCCGCCGAACTGCTGGGCGCCCGGGCGCTGGGCCGGCTGCCGGCCGGGACGGCGCTGCTGGCGCTGCCGCTGCACGGGCGGCGGGCCGCGCTCGGCATGCTGCTGCTGGTGCGCCGACCGGGCCCGGACGGCAGCGCGGCGGGCTTCGACCCGGCCGACACGGCGACCGCCGCGCACCTGGCCACCCACGGCGGCCTGGCGGTGGACACCGCGCTGCGCTACACCCGCGAGTGGGAGATCGCCGACGAGTTGCAGCGCTCGATGCTGCCCGCGCACCTGCCGCAGCCGCACGGCGTCCGGCTGGCGCACCGCTACCTGCCGGGCGAGCGCGGCGCGCAGGTCGGCGGCGACTGGTACGACTCGATCCCGCTGCCCGGCAACCGGGTCGCGCTGATCACCGGCGACGTGATGGGCCACTCGCTGACCTCGGCCGCCGTGATGGGCCAGCTGCGCACCTCCGCGCAGACCCTGGCGGGCCTGGACCTGCCGCCGCACGAGGTGCTGTACCACCTCGACGAGCAGGCCCAACGGCTGGGCCGCGAACACCACTTGGCGACCTGTGTGTACGCGGTGTACGACCCGATCGCGGGCCGGGTGCGGATCGCCAACGCCGGGCACGTGCCGCCGGTGCTGATCGGCCCGGACGGCACCAGCGAGCTGCTGGACCTGCCCTCGGGCGCGCCGATCGGCGTCGGCGGGGTGGACTTCGCCTCGGTGGAGCTGCCCGCACCGCCCGGTTCGGCGCTGCTGCTGTTCACCGACGGCCTGGTGGAGACCCGCCGCCGCCCGCTGGGCACCGGCCTGGAGCTGCTGCGGGCCCGGCTGGCGGGCGGCAACCGGCTCACCCCGGACCAGCTGTGCCAGGAGGCGCTGCGCATCCTGCCGCCGGGCGACCGGGCCGACGACATCGCGCTGCTGGCGGCCGCGTTCGACGGCATCCCGGCCGGGGACGTCGCGCACTGGCACCTCCAGCCCCGGCACGAGACGCCGGGCCGGGCGCGTCGGCTGGCGGGGCACGCGCTGCGCCGGTGGGGTCTGGAACACCTGTCGGAGAACTGCGAGTTGATGGTCAGCGAGCTGGTCACCAACGCGATCCAGCACGCCACCCGGCCGGTGACGCTGCGCCTGGTGCGCACCTCGCTGCTGCGCTGCGAGGTCGGCGACGACTCCCCGGCGCTGCCCCGCACCCGCCGGGCCGGGCCGGAGGAGGAGCGCGGGCGCGGCCTGCAGATAGTGGCCAGGTGCGCGGACCGCTGGGGTGCGACCCGGCTGGGCGCGGGCAAGGTGGTCTGGTTCGAGCAGCGGCTGGACCGGCCCTAG
- a CDS encoding ATP-binding protein, translating to MSGVKCFEGVREVDVTIPPGPGWTVFAGPNGSGKTALLRVLAMALGALPPGPAAHWGTGGWVRADPAPRWRVGDPPGPPAPATRCAPRAAASRWTRSWRPRCCRPAGGSPTRGGRPWPAPAWNSRWTNSATAPPG from the coding sequence GTGTCCGGGGTGAAGTGCTTCGAGGGCGTGCGCGAGGTCGACGTGACGATCCCGCCCGGCCCGGGGTGGACGGTGTTCGCCGGGCCGAACGGCAGCGGGAAGACCGCCCTGCTGCGGGTGCTCGCGATGGCGCTCGGCGCCCTGCCCCCCGGCCCCGCCGCGCACTGGGGCACCGGGGGCTGGGTCCGGGCCGACCCGGCCCCGCGCTGGCGGGTCGGCGACCCGCCGGGCCCGCCCGCGCCCGCTACCCGCTGCGCGCCGAGGGCCGCCGCGTCCCGCTGGACGCGGAGCTGGCGGCCGAGGTGCTGCCGGCCGGCTGGCGGGTCGCCGACCCGCGGCGGCAGACCGTGGCCCGCGCCGGCCTGGAACTCCCGCTGGACGAACTCGGCGACGGCACCGCCGGGTTGA
- a CDS encoding LysR substrate-binding domain-containing protein has product MKPSAPRTPTVSQLRAFAAVAEHRHFRDAAAAIGTSQSALSGAVAALEDSLGAQLVERTTRRVVITPLGERIAEHSRRVLSALHALTEEAEAARRPFTGPLHLGVIPTVAPYLLPTVLRLVRDAYPDLELHVHEERTPSLLNGLGDGRLDLLLLALPAGGALPVAEIPLFDEDFVLVVPPEHELAGRIDVPRDALLDLDVLLLEEGHCLRDQALDICREVGAEPAGGSTRAAGLSTLVQLVAGGLGVTLLPATALDVETGRTDRLAAVRFAHPAPGRRIGLAHRPGSARTGEYGRFAAALREALRGLPVRLAA; this is encoded by the coding sequence GTGAAACCCAGCGCGCCCCGCACCCCCACCGTCTCCCAGCTGCGGGCCTTCGCGGCGGTCGCCGAGCACCGGCACTTCCGGGACGCCGCCGCCGCGATCGGCACCAGCCAGTCCGCGCTGTCCGGGGCGGTCGCCGCGCTGGAGGACTCGCTCGGCGCGCAGCTGGTCGAGCGGACCACCCGGCGGGTCGTGATCACCCCGCTCGGCGAGCGGATCGCCGAGCACTCCCGGCGGGTGCTGTCCGCGCTGCACGCGCTCACCGAGGAGGCCGAGGCCGCCCGCCGCCCGTTCACCGGCCCGCTGCACCTCGGGGTGATCCCCACCGTCGCGCCCTACCTGCTGCCCACCGTGCTGCGGCTGGTCCGCGACGCCTACCCCGACCTCGAACTGCACGTCCACGAGGAGCGCACCCCCTCGCTGCTGAACGGCCTCGGCGACGGGCGGCTCGACCTGCTGCTGCTCGCCCTGCCCGCCGGCGGGGCGCTGCCGGTGGCCGAGATCCCGCTGTTCGACGAGGATTTCGTGCTGGTCGTGCCGCCCGAGCACGAACTCGCCGGACGGATCGACGTGCCCCGCGACGCGCTGCTCGACCTGGACGTGCTGCTGCTGGAGGAGGGGCACTGCCTGCGCGACCAGGCGCTCGACATCTGCCGCGAGGTCGGCGCCGAACCGGCCGGCGGCAGCACCCGGGCCGCCGGGCTCTCCACCCTGGTCCAGCTGGTGGCCGGCGGCCTCGGCGTCACCCTGCTGCCCGCCACCGCGCTCGACGTCGAGACCGGACGCACCGACCGGCTCGCCGCCGTCCGCTTCGCCCACCCCGCCCCCGGCCGCCGGATCGGCCTCGCCCACCGGCCCGGCTCCGCCCGCACCGGCGAGTACGGCCGCTTCGCGGCGGCCCTGCGCGAGGCCCTGCGGGGGCTGCCGGTCCGCCTCGCCGCCTGA